One window of the Streptomyces sp. ITFR-21 genome contains the following:
- a CDS encoding N-acetylmuramoyl-L-alanine amidase, translated as MEDPVPGTAPPSGRHHGRRLPRTLTAVAAAAALLPLFGTAQAAEPPRDAAAIPLQRAFDDAAQRYGVPQSVLLGVSYLESRWDGHQGMPSATGGYGPMHLTDARTALADFPRSAVGDGGDDGRGDDSRPLITPATIEAPDVAALPAALTTLDRAAALTGLPAGALRAEPAANVAGGAALLADLQKSLGEPLSADPADWYAAVARYSGADDRATAGSFADDVFDVMRQGQTRVTDTGRRVTLTALPSLRPAAGQVARVGLRAPNAAGTECPPGLGCEWVPAPYQETGGGDYGNYDIADRPAGQKIDTIVIHDTEGYWDTAMQLVQDPTYLAWHYTVRSADGHVAQHLKTKDVGWHAGNWYTNAKSIGVEHEGFLVDPDAWYTEAMYRSSARLVRYLAAEYHIPLDRQHILGHDNVPGPTASYVPGMHTDPGPYWDWGHYLALLGAPVRATAGSWGGIVTIDPDYETNQPVYTGCITAGDTCAAHGSTAVRLYTAPSEDAPLVKDVGMHGATGAGTTGVNDMGSRASTGQQFAVAERQGDWTAVWYLGQKAWFHNPRTDPTAVDAVGLVVTPKKGLDSVPVYGRAYPEASAFPAGVPVQALSPMPYTVPAGQRYVVGGAERGEYYYSVTFDTASHQVVRGRQLYYEIQLGARVEYVRAEDVTLLPSALGAPR; from the coding sequence ATGGAGGACCCTGTGCCAGGAACCGCTCCCCCGTCCGGCAGACACCACGGGCGGCGTCTGCCGCGTACGCTGACCGCCGTCGCCGCGGCGGCGGCCCTGCTCCCGCTGTTCGGCACCGCTCAGGCGGCCGAACCGCCCCGGGACGCCGCCGCGATCCCGCTCCAGCGGGCGTTCGACGACGCCGCGCAGCGCTACGGGGTGCCGCAGAGCGTCCTGCTCGGGGTGTCCTACCTGGAGTCCCGCTGGGACGGCCACCAGGGCATGCCCAGCGCCACCGGCGGCTACGGTCCGATGCATCTGACCGACGCCCGTACCGCGCTGGCCGACTTCCCGCGGTCGGCCGTGGGCGACGGCGGGGACGACGGCCGCGGCGACGACTCCCGGCCGCTGATCACCCCGGCCACCATCGAGGCGCCCGACGTCGCCGCGCTGCCGGCCGCGCTGACCACGCTGGACCGGGCCGCGGCCCTCACCGGTCTGCCCGCCGGCGCACTGCGCGCCGAACCGGCCGCCAACGTGGCCGGCGGCGCCGCGCTGCTCGCCGACCTGCAGAAGTCGCTCGGCGAGCCGCTCAGCGCGGACCCGGCCGACTGGTACGCGGCGGTCGCCCGTTACTCCGGCGCCGACGACCGGGCCACCGCCGGCTCCTTCGCGGACGACGTGTTCGACGTGATGCGGCAGGGCCAGACCCGCGTCACCGACACCGGCCGGCGGGTGACGCTCACCGCGCTGCCGTCGTTGCGGCCGGCGGCCGGCCAGGTGGCCCGCGTCGGGCTGCGGGCGCCGAACGCCGCCGGGACCGAGTGTCCGCCGGGGCTGGGCTGCGAGTGGGTGCCGGCGCCGTACCAGGAGACCGGCGGCGGGGACTACGGCAACTACGACATCGCCGACCGCCCGGCCGGCCAGAAGATCGACACCATCGTCATCCACGACACCGAGGGCTACTGGGACACGGCCATGCAGCTGGTCCAGGACCCGACGTACCTGGCCTGGCACTACACCGTGCGGTCCGCCGACGGCCATGTCGCCCAGCACCTGAAGACCAAGGACGTGGGCTGGCACGCGGGCAACTGGTACACCAACGCCAAGTCGATCGGTGTCGAGCACGAGGGCTTCCTGGTCGACCCGGACGCCTGGTACACCGAGGCGATGTACCGCTCGTCGGCGCGGCTGGTGCGGTACCTGGCGGCCGAGTACCACATCCCGCTGGACCGGCAGCACATCCTCGGCCACGACAACGTGCCCGGTCCGACCGCCTCGTACGTCCCCGGCATGCACACCGACCCCGGCCCGTACTGGGACTGGGGCCACTACCTGGCCCTGCTCGGCGCCCCCGTGCGCGCCACGGCCGGGTCCTGGGGCGGCATCGTGACGATCGACCCGGACTACGAGACCAACCAGCCCGTCTACACCGGCTGCATCACCGCGGGCGACACCTGCGCGGCGCACGGCTCGACGGCCGTACGGCTGTACACCGCGCCCAGCGAGGACGCACCACTGGTGAAGGACGTCGGGATGCACGGCGCCACCGGCGCCGGCACGACGGGTGTCAACGACATGGGGTCGCGGGCCTCGACCGGCCAGCAGTTCGCGGTCGCCGAGCGGCAGGGCGACTGGACGGCCGTCTGGTACCTCGGGCAGAAGGCGTGGTTCCACAACCCGCGGACCGATCCGACGGCGGTGGACGCGGTCGGCCTGGTCGTCACCCCGAAGAAGGGCCTGGACAGCGTCCCGGTCTACGGCCGGGCCTACCCGGAGGCGTCCGCCTTCCCGGCGGGCGTGCCCGTGCAGGCGCTGAGCCCGATGCCGTACACGGTGCCCGCGGGGCAGCGGTACGTGGTGGGCGGCGCGGAGCGCGGCGAGTACTACTACTCGGTGACGTTCGACACCGCGAGCCACCAGGTGGTGCGCGGCAGGCAGCTCTACTACGAGATCCAGCTCGGCGCCCGGGTGGAGTACGTCAGGGCCGAGGACGTGACGCTGCTGCCGTCGGCGCTGGGCGCCCCGCGCTGA
- a CDS encoding aminoglycoside phosphotransferase family protein, with the protein MYSASSSVSAPPRPVYPSVAEPVLRSRQTTVVRRGPAAGPHPLSGRLDLTGPQATQLRSAVAAVQRICPEFTPVQLLRRGSRTALLIGSSGRAPAVAKCLLDPSPTWAERFRREIAAYRTFVRHRPPVRVPRLIAADPDSCVLVMERMPGRMVSPQRHPSHAPGRSDVRIALSAYSRINLWRPPPGSFDAPIDYPARINRYHELGLLTDRDMGDLHKLLHGLAHAQGQFCHGDALLSNVLLSPAGPSLVDWEHAGWYLPGYDLAVLWSVLGDDLAARRQISQQAQAPGPAARDAFLVNLMLVLTREIRSYELAVQRTMRAPGPVAPGSAEAGEEQRLLLRRLHDDCAMARGAVRAAVGTR; encoded by the coding sequence ATGTATTCGGCATCGTCCTCCGTGTCCGCTCCGCCACGCCCCGTGTACCCGTCGGTCGCCGAGCCGGTGCTCAGATCCCGTCAGACCACCGTGGTTCGGCGCGGCCCGGCGGCCGGCCCCCATCCACTCAGCGGGAGACTCGACCTGACCGGGCCCCAGGCCACGCAGTTGCGTTCCGCGGTCGCCGCGGTCCAGCGGATCTGTCCGGAGTTCACTCCTGTCCAACTGCTGCGCCGCGGCAGCCGTACCGCCCTGCTGATCGGCAGCTCCGGGCGGGCCCCGGCGGTCGCCAAGTGCCTCCTGGACCCCTCACCGACCTGGGCGGAACGTTTCCGCCGGGAGATAGCCGCCTACCGCACCTTCGTGCGGCACCGACCGCCGGTGCGGGTGCCGCGGCTGATCGCCGCCGACCCGGACAGCTGTGTGCTGGTGATGGAGCGCATGCCCGGCCGGATGGTGTCGCCGCAGCGGCATCCCTCGCACGCGCCCGGCCGCAGTGATGTGCGCATCGCGCTGTCGGCGTACTCGCGGATCAACCTGTGGCGACCGCCGCCCGGGTCCTTCGACGCGCCGATCGACTACCCGGCGCGGATCAACCGCTACCACGAGCTCGGGCTGCTCACCGACCGGGACATGGGCGACCTGCACAAGCTGCTGCACGGGCTGGCGCACGCGCAGGGGCAGTTCTGCCACGGCGACGCGCTGCTGTCCAACGTGCTGCTGTCCCCGGCCGGTCCCTCGCTGGTCGACTGGGAGCACGCCGGCTGGTACCTGCCGGGCTACGACCTGGCGGTGCTGTGGTCGGTGCTCGGCGACGATCTCGCGGCGCGCCGGCAGATCAGCCAGCAGGCGCAGGCACCGGGCCCGGCCGCGCGGGACGCCTTCCTGGTGAACCTGATGCTGGTGCTGACCCGGGAGATCCGCAGCTACGAACTGGCCGTCCAGCGCACCATGCGGGCGCCGGGTCCGGTGGCGCCCGGCTCGGCCGAGGCGGGCGAGGAACAGCGGCTGCTGCTGCGGCGGCTGCACGACGACTGCGCGATGGCGCGGGGCGCGGTCCGGGCCGCGGTGGGGACGCGCTGA
- a CDS encoding DNA-binding protein NsdB: MGNEANTRLADLFGLTGWSKGELARLVNRQAGAMGHAQLATDTSRVRRWIDTGESPRDPVPKVLAALFTERLGRVVTIEDLGFDRRRQTGRRQTGDGLALSQPERTAEVLTEFTGMDLMLNRRGLVGAGAVLASGSVLSAAMYEWLHTDPALAADAPVLDDPLHAEPAAYDRYEAAPLGSQEIESLEHSVEVFRAWDASRGGGLQRKAVVGQLNEVGGMLSYRHPPQLQGRLWGVAANLAVLAGWMSHDVGLEPTAQRYFVLAAHAAREAGDRPRAGEALSRAARQMVHLNRPDEALELMDLARAGAREGAPPRARAMMRTIEAWAQAAMGRGQAVRRTLGEAEELFVSGYGDAPQPSWMQNFDEADLHGMHALAYRTLADFDPAAAAQAQVHAKRALELRTDGHERSMIFDYLSLAAACFIDDDPGQADHWTRQALRTIGQTSSHRTWDRLYETYRHSERYAGDRRIQGLRAEIEAVMPRRKPVRSPRETTRDKGDGRMPV, translated from the coding sequence GTGGGCAATGAAGCCAACACCCGACTCGCGGACCTGTTCGGCCTCACCGGCTGGTCCAAGGGCGAACTCGCACGGCTGGTCAACCGGCAGGCAGGGGCCATGGGCCACGCGCAGCTGGCGACCGACACCTCGCGGGTGCGCCGTTGGATCGACACCGGTGAGTCGCCGCGCGATCCCGTGCCGAAGGTGCTGGCAGCGCTGTTCACCGAGCGTCTCGGCCGTGTCGTGACCATCGAGGATCTCGGGTTCGACCGGCGCCGGCAGACGGGCAGGAGGCAGACCGGAGACGGCCTGGCGCTGTCCCAGCCGGAACGGACCGCCGAAGTCCTCACCGAATTCACGGGAATGGACCTCATGCTCAACCGACGCGGTCTGGTGGGCGCGGGCGCCGTGCTCGCCTCCGGCTCCGTACTCAGCGCGGCCATGTACGAGTGGCTGCACACCGATCCGGCCCTGGCGGCCGACGCACCCGTTCTCGACGACCCCCTGCACGCCGAGCCCGCGGCCTACGACCGCTACGAGGCGGCCCCCCTCGGCTCCCAGGAGATCGAGTCGCTGGAGCACTCGGTCGAGGTGTTCCGCGCCTGGGACGCCTCCCGGGGCGGCGGCCTCCAGCGCAAGGCGGTGGTGGGCCAGCTCAACGAGGTGGGCGGGATGCTCTCCTACCGCCATCCGCCCCAGCTGCAGGGCCGGTTGTGGGGCGTGGCGGCCAACCTGGCGGTCCTGGCCGGGTGGATGTCGCACGACGTGGGCCTGGAACCCACCGCCCAGCGGTACTTCGTGCTCGCGGCGCACGCCGCGCGGGAGGCCGGCGACCGGCCGCGGGCCGGCGAGGCGCTGTCCCGGGCGGCCCGCCAGATGGTGCATCTGAACCGGCCGGACGAGGCGCTCGAACTGATGGACCTCGCCAGGGCGGGTGCCAGGGAGGGCGCCCCGCCGCGGGCCCGGGCCATGATGCGGACCATCGAGGCGTGGGCGCAGGCGGCCATGGGCCGCGGCCAGGCGGTGCGGCGCACCCTCGGCGAGGCCGAGGAGCTGTTCGTCTCCGGGTACGGTGACGCGCCGCAGCCGAGTTGGATGCAGAACTTCGACGAGGCGGATCTGCACGGCATGCACGCGCTCGCCTACCGGACGCTGGCCGACTTCGACCCGGCCGCCGCCGCGCAGGCGCAGGTGCACGCCAAGCGGGCGCTGGAACTGCGCACCGACGGCCACGAGCGCTCGATGATCTTCGACTACCTGTCACTGGCCGCCGCCTGCTTCATCGACGACGACCCCGGCCAGGCCGACCACTGGACCCGGCAGGCGCTGCGGACCATCGGCCAGACCTCGTCGCACCGCACCTGGGACCGGCTGTACGAGACGTACCGGCATAGCGAGCGGTACGCCGGCGACCGCCGTATCCAGGGCCTGCGCGCGGAGATCGAGGCCGTGATGCCCCGCAGAAAGCCGGTCAGGAGCCCCCGGGAAACCACCAGGGACAAGGGGGACGGCCGGATGCCGGTGTGA
- a CDS encoding PP2C family protein-serine/threonine phosphatase, whose amino-acid sequence MPSSTHADHTAAPLPGSGAVDALISQARQLRTWADAVLREHASAAEDPRLRWQRALCELAVHQLDDLGAHLGQLKEGFGPDEPAGARGPLPDTADGPDTRAPARISVPERAAVGALGRAGSAEWDLLTDAVQWSDELYRIFGRTAEDGPLTLDELPSWVFSEDQELLTKMVTGCLVDGRPIDGEFRIVRADGSVRTVHMVGEPVLGADGGTVSMWAVIRDVSTLRRSQRTLRETRESLERQQRIARAERRIAVEMQEAVLPPWRGALRFPRDGGPITMDLAAHYLPSGTGALVGGDWYDAMQLPDGSSLLTVGDLTGHGVAATSGMAMLLGALRGMAVAGLRPGPLMGWLNELLDTSPQPALGSALCCRYEPGTRTLNWSQADHPAPLLFREGRGRVLDSPEGVLLGATSGAKYAQAREQLAPGDLLVLHTDGLAQRRAADAPGGAGSGADRLLAMAPLFAATRSAHECVRLVAAEFGTPEREDDACVLVARIA is encoded by the coding sequence ATGCCGTCTTCCACGCACGCGGATCACACCGCGGCACCGCTGCCGGGCTCCGGCGCGGTGGACGCGCTGATCTCCCAGGCACGCCAGTTGCGCACCTGGGCGGACGCGGTGCTGCGGGAGCACGCGAGCGCGGCGGAGGACCCGCGGCTGCGCTGGCAGCGGGCCCTGTGCGAGCTGGCCGTCCACCAGCTGGACGACCTGGGCGCCCATCTCGGCCAGCTCAAGGAGGGCTTCGGCCCGGACGAGCCCGCGGGCGCCCGCGGCCCGCTGCCGGACACGGCTGACGGGCCCGACACCCGCGCGCCGGCCCGGATTTCGGTGCCGGAGCGGGCCGCGGTCGGTGCGCTCGGCCGCGCGGGCAGCGCCGAGTGGGACCTGCTCACCGACGCGGTGCAGTGGTCGGACGAGCTCTACCGGATCTTCGGCCGCACCGCGGAGGACGGCCCGCTGACCCTGGACGAGCTGCCCTCCTGGGTGTTCTCCGAGGACCAGGAACTGCTGACAAAGATGGTGACCGGCTGCCTGGTCGACGGGCGGCCGATCGACGGCGAGTTCCGGATCGTGCGCGCCGACGGCTCGGTGCGCACGGTGCACATGGTGGGCGAGCCGGTGCTCGGCGCCGACGGCGGCACCGTGTCCATGTGGGCGGTGATCCGCGACGTCAGCACGCTGCGCCGCAGCCAGCGGACGCTCCGGGAGACCCGTGAGTCCCTGGAGCGGCAGCAGCGCATCGCGCGGGCCGAGCGCCGGATCGCGGTCGAGATGCAGGAGGCGGTGCTCCCGCCGTGGCGCGGCGCCCTGCGGTTCCCGCGGGACGGCGGCCCCATCACGATGGACCTCGCCGCCCACTACCTCCCCTCCGGCACCGGCGCGCTGGTCGGCGGTGACTGGTACGACGCGATGCAGCTCCCCGACGGCTCCTCCCTGCTGACCGTCGGCGACCTGACCGGACACGGGGTGGCCGCCACCTCGGGCATGGCGATGCTGCTCGGGGCACTGCGCGGGATGGCGGTCGCGGGGCTCCGGCCCGGTCCGCTGATGGGCTGGCTCAACGAACTGCTCGACACCTCCCCGCAGCCCGCGCTGGGCAGCGCCCTGTGCTGCCGTTACGAACCGGGCACCCGGACGCTGAACTGGTCGCAGGCCGACCATCCCGCCCCGCTGCTGTTCCGCGAGGGGCGGGGCCGGGTGCTGGACTCGCCGGAGGGCGTCCTGCTCGGCGCGACCTCCGGCGCGAAGTACGCCCAGGCCCGCGAGCAGCTCGCCCCCGGCGACCTGCTGGTGCTGCACACCGACGGCCTGGCCCAGCGGCGGGCCGCCGACGCCCCGGGCGGGGCCGGCAGCGGCGCCGACCGGCTGCTGGCGATGGCACCGCTGTTCGCCGCCACCCGGTCCGCGCACGAATGCGTACGGCTGGTGGCCGCGGAGTTCGGCACCCCGGAGCGCGAGGACGACGCCTGCGTCCTGGTCGCCAGGATCGCCTGA
- a CDS encoding HEAT repeat domain-containing protein → MFDPDIAPSGTLLGLLQRGRGDGPLHALAAPRAEALAALEQCVLCDPRLDWRVESRSLYYARLYSDLEGPLDGIEQHLFRPDDLLSPDEHRTGLALSVLGHLAGYGRRDALLLLRRYAATGGCWEWALDELAVRDDDETALRALGPAVLARFPRTPEGDGELARAVRESYEPRPWQLWAEDGARPGTARRVRRAQEQSSFDRWQRQLRPAGPTPGWSVTAVLRWAQDGLAGYPAVERDQPAARCLAAVAGPEDHPALLDAARQGPSAARAAALRHLADRRAPERLDLIEAAAGSGDERVERAAVESFERLRDEAAMVRARRWAVRTDQLGAAAARMLARHGGPQDAGLVLGALRRTVQTGGADADGLDALVEGAGRLAAGAAGDEGRVTACRAAPLLRHLYRETSSSQLRGTAARALAAADPGFGAGFAVECLWDCEESTRELAARRAASGDVRVLTQLRRLAADPAEEAEVQTAVRGRLSSGGSPR, encoded by the coding sequence ATGTTCGACCCAGACATAGCGCCCAGTGGCACCCTTCTCGGCCTCCTCCAGAGGGGACGCGGAGACGGGCCCCTGCACGCCCTGGCGGCGCCGCGGGCGGAGGCGCTCGCCGCCCTGGAGCAGTGCGTGCTGTGCGACCCCCGCCTCGACTGGCGGGTCGAATCGCGCTCCCTCTACTACGCGCGTCTGTACTCCGACCTGGAAGGCCCGCTCGACGGGATCGAACAGCACCTCTTCCGCCCCGACGACCTGCTCTCACCCGACGAGCACCGCACCGGCCTGGCCCTGTCCGTCCTCGGCCACCTGGCCGGATACGGCCGCCGCGACGCACTGCTGCTGCTGCGCCGCTACGCCGCGACCGGCGGCTGCTGGGAATGGGCCCTGGACGAGCTCGCCGTCCGTGACGACGACGAGACCGCCCTGCGCGCCCTCGGCCCGGCCGTGCTGGCCCGTTTCCCGCGGACACCGGAGGGCGACGGCGAACTGGCCCGCGCCGTGCGCGAGTCCTACGAGCCCCGGCCCTGGCAGCTGTGGGCTGAGGACGGCGCCCGCCCCGGCACCGCCCGACGGGTCCGCCGCGCCCAGGAGCAGTCCTCCTTCGACCGCTGGCAGCGCCAACTGCGGCCCGCCGGACCCACCCCCGGCTGGAGCGTGACCGCCGTGCTCCGCTGGGCCCAGGACGGCCTGGCCGGCTATCCGGCGGTGGAGCGCGACCAGCCCGCCGCCCGCTGCCTGGCCGCCGTGGCCGGCCCCGAGGACCACCCCGCGCTGCTGGACGCCGCCCGCCAGGGGCCCTCCGCCGCCCGCGCCGCGGCCCTGCGCCACCTCGCCGACCGCCGCGCCCCCGAGCGCCTGGACCTGATCGAGGCCGCCGCCGGCTCCGGTGACGAACGGGTCGAGCGCGCCGCCGTGGAGTCCTTCGAACGGCTGCGGGACGAGGCCGCGATGGTCCGCGCCCGCCGCTGGGCGGTCCGCACCGACCAGCTCGGCGCCGCCGCTGCCCGGATGCTGGCCCGGCACGGCGGCCCGCAGGACGCCGGCCTGGTACTGGGCGCGCTGCGCCGGACCGTGCAGACCGGCGGCGCGGACGCCGACGGCCTCGACGCCCTCGTCGAGGGCGCCGGACGGCTCGCGGCCGGCGCGGCCGGCGACGAGGGCAGGGTCACCGCCTGCCGCGCCGCCCCCCTGCTGCGCCATTTGTACCGGGAGACCTCCTCCTCGCAGCTGCGCGGCACCGCGGCACGCGCGCTCGCCGCCGCCGACCCCGGCTTCGGCGCCGGCTTCGCCGTCGAGTGCCTGTGGGACTGCGAGGAGAGCACCAGGGAACTGGCCGCGCGCCGCGCCGCGTCCGGCGACGTACGGGTGCTGACGCAGCTGCGGAGACTGGCCGCGGACCCCGCCGAGGAGGCCGAGGTACAGACCGCGGTGCGAGGAAGGCTGAGCTCGGGAGGTTCCCCGAGATGA
- a CDS encoding glycosyltransferase family 4 protein, which translates to MRVAIVTESFPPDVNGVAHCALRTAEHLARRGHDPLVIAPAGPQGPEPGQDPCPVVRVPSVPLPGYPQVRVALPSRRTAAAIAAHRTEIVHLASPFVLGVRGLAAATRLHIPAVAVYQTDLAGYARTYLNAGEAAAWRRIRGVHTAAARTLAPSTASMTALEEQGVPRVHLWPRGVDSARFHPRHRDEALRRELAPRGELIVGYVGRLAPEKHVELLAETCALPGVRVVVVGDGPSVPNLKSALPGAVFLGRRTGGDLARVYASLDVFCHTGPFETFCQTVQEAMAGGVPVVAPAAGGPLDLVDHGRTGLLVPPVDGTAIRVAVEMLHADPRLRVRYAAAAREAVADRTWEAVGDQLLDHYDQVLGEREAAA; encoded by the coding sequence ATGCGAGTCGCCATAGTCACCGAGTCCTTCCCCCCCGACGTCAACGGTGTGGCCCACTGCGCCCTGCGCACGGCCGAACACCTCGCCCGCCGCGGCCACGACCCACTGGTCATAGCGCCGGCCGGACCACAGGGGCCAGAACCCGGCCAGGACCCCTGCCCGGTCGTGCGCGTCCCGTCCGTGCCGCTGCCCGGCTACCCGCAGGTGCGGGTGGCGCTGCCCTCCCGCAGGACCGCAGCCGCCATCGCCGCCCACCGCACCGAGATCGTCCACCTGGCCAGCCCCTTCGTCCTGGGCGTGCGCGGTCTGGCCGCCGCCACCCGGCTGCACATCCCCGCGGTCGCCGTCTACCAGACCGACCTGGCCGGATACGCCAGGACGTACCTCAACGCTGGCGAGGCCGCCGCCTGGCGCCGGATCCGCGGCGTGCACACCGCCGCCGCCCGCACCCTGGCCCCCTCCACCGCCTCCATGACCGCTCTGGAGGAGCAGGGTGTGCCCCGGGTCCACCTGTGGCCCCGCGGCGTCGACTCGGCCCGCTTCCACCCCCGCCACCGCGACGAGGCACTGCGCCGCGAACTCGCCCCGCGCGGTGAGCTGATCGTCGGCTACGTCGGCCGGCTCGCCCCGGAAAAGCACGTCGAACTGCTCGCCGAGACCTGCGCGCTGCCCGGCGTGCGGGTGGTCGTCGTCGGCGACGGCCCCAGCGTGCCGAACCTGAAGTCGGCGCTGCCCGGCGCGGTCTTCCTCGGCCGCAGGACCGGCGGCGACCTCGCCCGGGTCTACGCCTCGCTCGACGTCTTCTGCCACACCGGCCCGTTCGAGACCTTCTGCCAGACCGTCCAGGAGGCGATGGCCGGCGGTGTGCCGGTGGTCGCCCCCGCGGCCGGCGGACCGCTGGACCTGGTCGACCACGGCCGTACCGGACTGCTGGTGCCGCCGGTCGACGGCACCGCGATACGCGTCGCCGTGGAAATGCTGCACGCCGACCCCCGGCTGCGGGTCCGCTACGCCGCCGCCGCCCGCGAGGCGGTGGCCGACCGCACCTGGGAGGCCGTCGGCGACCAACTGCTCGACCACTACGACCAGGTTCTCGGCGAGCGCGAGGCGGCGGCATGA
- a CDS encoding biotin-dependent carboxyltransferase family protein, with product MSAPPRVPAVLQVVRAGALTTVQDLGRPGHAHLGVPRSGALDTPAHLLANRLVGNPARAATLETTLTGCGVRPSRSLVVAVTGAACPVRVDGRPAAWGAPVRVPAGALLDVGAAVRGLRSYLAVAGGVEVPEVLGSRSTDLLSGLGPRPLADGDALPVGGAAGLSRGADVAWYGGHPEELVLPLAPGPRDDWFVAGALGTLARGAYTVSPASNRIGLRTLGPALLRAREGELPSEGMVLGAVQVPPDGRPVVFLSDHPTTGGYPVIGVVPEASLPAAAQSPPGTRIRFVPVRSARWA from the coding sequence ATGAGCGCGCCGCCCCGGGTTCCCGCGGTGCTCCAGGTGGTCAGGGCGGGCGCCCTCACCACGGTGCAGGACCTCGGCCGGCCGGGCCACGCGCATCTCGGTGTGCCGCGCTCGGGTGCCCTCGACACGCCGGCGCACCTGCTGGCGAACCGGCTGGTGGGCAACCCGGCGCGGGCGGCCACGCTGGAGACGACGCTGACCGGCTGCGGTGTGCGGCCGTCCCGGTCGCTGGTGGTGGCGGTGACGGGCGCGGCGTGCCCGGTGCGGGTGGACGGACGGCCGGCCGCGTGGGGCGCCCCGGTACGGGTACCCGCGGGCGCGCTGCTCGACGTGGGAGCCGCGGTACGGGGGCTGCGGTCGTATCTGGCGGTGGCCGGCGGCGTCGAGGTGCCCGAGGTGCTCGGCAGCCGCTCGACGGACCTGCTGTCGGGGCTCGGGCCGCGCCCGCTCGCCGACGGCGACGCGTTGCCGGTGGGGGGCGCTGCGGGTCTGAGCCGGGGCGCGGATGTGGCGTGGTACGGCGGCCACCCGGAGGAGCTGGTGCTGCCGCTGGCGCCGGGTCCGCGCGACGACTGGTTCGTGGCCGGCGCGCTGGGCACGCTGGCCCGGGGCGCGTACACCGTCTCCCCGGCGTCGAACCGGATCGGGCTGCGCACGCTGGGCCCGGCCCTGCTCCGGGCCCGCGAGGGCGAACTGCCCAGCGAGGGCATGGTGCTGGGCGCCGTCCAGGTACCCCCCGACGGCCGCCCGGTCGTCTTCCTGTCCGATCATCCGACCACCGGCGGCTATCCGGTGATCGGTGTGGTGCCCGAGGCTTCGCTCCCGGCCGCGGCCCAGTCGCCGCCGGGGACGAGAATCCGGTTCGTGCCGGTGCGCTCCGCCCGCTGGGCGTAG
- a CDS encoding 5-oxoprolinase subunit B family protein — MRPALRVLPAGARAVLVETADGEQAQALHAELLRRRAAGELAEVAEIVPAARTVLVSGLADPRAFAVDVARWDLPPVVRGGGRAVELPVRFDGPDLAEVAGRWGVTAEEAAGIVADTVFRVAFCGFAPGFGYLTGLPERLHVPRRGTPRTAVPAGSVALAGPYAGVYPRSSPGGWQLIGTTGAALWDPAREPAALLAPGTEVRFRAMGR; from the coding sequence ATGAGGCCGGCCCTGCGGGTACTCCCGGCCGGCGCCCGCGCCGTCCTGGTGGAGACCGCGGACGGGGAGCAGGCACAGGCGCTGCACGCGGAGTTGCTGCGACGGCGGGCGGCCGGCGAGCTGGCGGAGGTCGCCGAGATCGTGCCCGCCGCCCGTACCGTGCTGGTCAGCGGCCTGGCCGACCCGCGGGCCTTCGCGGTGGACGTGGCGCGCTGGGACCTGCCGCCGGTGGTCCGCGGCGGGGGGCGGGCGGTGGAGCTGCCGGTGCGGTTCGACGGGCCGGACCTTGCGGAGGTCGCCGGGCGGTGGGGGGTCACGGCGGAGGAGGCCGCGGGCATCGTGGCGGATACGGTGTTCCGGGTGGCCTTCTGCGGATTCGCGCCCGGGTTCGGCTATCTGACCGGCCTGCCCGAGCGGCTGCACGTGCCGCGCCGCGGGACGCCCCGCACCGCCGTCCCGGCGGGTTCGGTCGCGCTGGCCGGTCCGTACGCCGGGGTCTATCCGCGCTCCTCGCCCGGGGGCTGGCAGCTGATCGGTACGACGGGGGCCGCGTTGTGGGACCCGGCGCGGGAGCCGGCGGCGCTGCTGGCCCCGGGCACGGAGGTACGTTTCCGGGCGATGGGCCGATGA